The DNA window TTCCCGTGCCGCACCCCGAGCGGACCATCGACACCGTCCTCGCCCACGCCCAGGACCAGCGCTTCTTCGGCACGGGACGCTCCACGGCCTGCGACGTCCTCGACATCGCGCATCCGCTCTGGCTCGCCGGCCAGCAGACTGCCCACCGCGCCGACGAGGTGCGGGAGTGGGCGCAGCGGCAGGCGATCGATCTGGAGCGGGCCTGGAAGCCCGGGCGCGGATTCGGCTTCGCGCAGCGACCGGATGACGTCGGCCAGGCCGCGCCGGGGCTGCAGGGCACCGAGATGTGGCTCGCGATCAGCTGGTACCTCGCGGACCTGCTCGGGGCGGCGGGGTCGCTGGGCCTCGAGCCGCGCGGGGTGCATCGGCCCTGGCCGCGCCTGACGATCACCCGCTGAGAGCGGGCGGGACGGGTAGAGAGGGCCCGGTCAGGAGCGGGCGGTGAGAGCGGTCGACTCGCGCAGGTGCACGTCGCCGCGCACATGGACCTCGGTCGCGGTGCTGGGCGCCTCGCCCACCTCGGCGGTGCTGTCGTCCGCGTCGGCGGTGTCGTCCTCGCCCTCCGCAGCTGGGCGCTCGAGCACCCACTCCACCGCCTGGCGCGCCATCTCGTGCAAGGGCAGCGCGATGGTGGTCAGCGTGGGGGCGGCGTCCTCGCCGTCGGGCACCCCGCCGAATCCGGCGACCGCGACCCGGCCGGGCACGTCGATCCCGCGGCGGCGCAGCTCGCCGAGCGCGCCGAGGGCCATGACGTCGGCCGGGGCGAAGACGCACAGCGGCAGGTCCTCGCCGGCGGGGGCCGAGACGAGGTGGTCCTCGATCACGGCGGCCAGCTCGTAGCCGCCCTCGCGGGTCAGGCCCGCCTCCACGCTGAGCTCCGGCTCGATGCCGGCCTCGGTGAGCGCGGCGATGAAGCCGCCGGTGCGGTCCGCGGCGGAGGGGATGCCGGAGATGCCCTGCACCACCGCGAAGCGCCGGTGGCCCTCGACGACGAGCGAGGTCGCGAGCTCGTGGGCGGCGGCGGCGTTGTCGGGGACGATCGTGCGGCCCACGCCCACGGCCTGCCCCATGCCCACGACCTTGCCGCCGTTGCGCACGAACCCCTCGAGCAGGGTGCTGATCGCGGCGTCGGAGTCGTTGCCGTAGCGGTGCGAGCCCACCAGCACCAGGGCGTCGACCTGCTGGGCGATGAGGGAGCGCAGGGCCCGCACCTCGGTGTCGATCTCGCGGTCGGTCTGGGTGAGCAGCACCTGGGACTGGGAGGCGAAGACCTGCTGCTGGACCTCGCGGGCGATGGTCGCGAAGTAGGGATCGGCGATGTCGTGCACGACCAGGCCGATGAGGCCCGAGCGCGAGCGGGCCAGCGCCTGGGCCTGGGCGTTGGGGACGTAGCCCAGCCGATCGGCCGCGGCGCGCACCTTCTCGGCCACGGCCTTGCCGGGGACTCGGGAGGATCCGTTGAGCACCCGGGACGCTGTTGCCAGGGAGACCCCGGCGTCCTGGGCGACGTCGCTGAGGCGCACGGCGGGCATCGGGACTCCTTCCACGGGGCAGGGTCGGGAAACGCTGTCCTGCCGTTGTCAGCATATCGGGGAGGGTGCCGCCGCGTGCCCGGTCAGGCGGAGACGTCGCGGCGGCCGCCGTCCACCGGGAAGCGCGGCGGCTCACCGGCTCTCAGGCGTCTGACCTCCTCGAGCGCCGCCTCGCCCATCCTGTGGAGCTCGTTGCCCTGGGACCCGGCGAGGTGCGGGGTGATGCTCGCCCGTGGTGCGTTCCACAGCGGATCATCGTCCGCGAGGTCGTCGTGCACGTCCAGCACGGCGGCGATCCGGCCGGAGACCACCTCGTCACGCAGCGCGTCGAGATCCACCAGGGCGGGGCGGGCGGTGTTGACGAAGGTGGTCCCGTCGCGCAGCAGCGCGAGCAGACCCCGGCTGACCAGTCCCCGGGTGGAGGGGACGTCCGGGGCGTGCAGGCTCACCACGTCGCTGCGCGCGTACAGCTCCTCCGGCTCGACCTTCGTGGCGCCGAGCGCGGTGACCTCCTCGGCGCTCGCGAAGGGGTCGGTGATCAGCACCTCGACGTCGAAGGAGCGCAGGTGCTCGGCGACCAGGACCCCGATGCGGGAGGCGCCGACGAGCCCCACCACGGCGCCGTGGTTCCCGATCTCGGAGGCGGCGATGCTCGTGGGCGGGCGGTGGTCACGGCGGTAGGCGTGCTCCTGGGCGAGGGTGCGCTTCCCGGCCAGCAGGATCTGGGCGAGGGTGAACTCCGCGACGGGGACCGCGTTGGCCTCGGTCGCGGAGGTGACGGTGAGGTCGCCGCGCTCCCAGACGGCGTCGGTGACGATGCCGCGCACGGTCCCGGCGGTGTGCACGATCGCACGCAGCCGCGGCAGGCGGGCCAGGGCCGCGGCGTCGACGGGGCCGGAGCCCCAGCCGGTCAGCAGCACCTCCACCTCGGCCAGCTCGGCGTCCTCGGCCGCGGAGAGGTCCGGCACGGTCCGCCCGGTGTCGATCTCGGCCAGCTCCCGTAGCCGGGAGAGCTGGGACGCGGTGAACATGCGGTGCTGCAGCCCCGCGGGCATCGCCAGCAGCGCTCTCATCGGGCGGTCTCCTCGCCGGCGGTGATGAGGGTGCGCAGCGTGTCCGTCTCGCGGCGCAGCAGGGCGGGGTCGTCGCCGGGGACGAACTCGAGCAGCGCGTCGCGGTCCGTGCCCTGGGCGGCGAGGACGGTGAAGACCTGCTCCCACAGCTCGGAGCGCTCGGACAGGGCGAGGCGCTCGTGGCCCGGCCACCACGAGAAGACGTGGATCGTGGAGGTGCGGGGGAGCACCCGGCGCAGGGTGCCGATCGCGTCCTCGGCGGGCATGTCCTGGTGGGGCTGCCAGTAGGAGTGCACGGTCGGGTGGCCGATCTCGTCCAGCAGGCGCAGGGTCGAGCCGATCTCGTCGGTGAGGGTGCCCCCGTGGAACTCGAGGCCGACGTCGATGCCGTGCGCGGCGGCGAGGTCGGCGAACTCCTGGATCCGACGAACGGTCCGGGCGCGCTCCTCGACGGTGGCCTCGGCGGAGCCGGTGCGGGAGGCCCAGACCCGGATCCGCGGGGCGCCGAGGGCGCGGGCGGCGGCGAGCACCGCCTCGCCCTCGGTCCGGACCTCCTCGTCGGCGCCGACGAACCGCAGGTAGGAGCCGTAGGACGCGACGGCGAGGCCGGCCTGCTCGGTGAGGGCCCGTGCCTGTTCGGCCGCGGCGACGTCGCCCGGCGGGACATGGACGTCCCCGGCCCACTCGATGCACTCGAGACCGGCGGCCCGGGCGTGATCGACCACGTCCGGGACCGCGAGATCGCGGAAGGTGACGGAGCAGAGTCCGGGGCGGATCACGGGTGCCTCCTGCGGAGCGGTCGGTGCACGGCGCGGGCCGCAGCGCCGCGGACGGGATGGAAAGCGATTGCCTTCCAGTGTATCCGCGCAGCCCTGGGGTGCCCTGTCAGGGCCTGGTCCGGGCCGACGTGCGGTGATGGGATCAGGGGGTCCGCGGGAACCGGCCCGCATGACGCCGCCAAGGAGAACGACCCCGCTGTGACCGCCACCCTGCCTGCACCGACCCGCCCGGCGCTGTCCCGGGCGATGCCGTGGATCCTGCTGCTGCTGACCGTGTTCGGCCCCCTCTCGATGGACCTGTACCTGCCGGCGCTGCCCGCCCTGACCCGCGAGCTCGAGGCGACGACCTCGATCGCCCAGCTGACCGTCACCGCCTGCCTGATCGGGCTCGCCGCCGGGCAGCTCTTGGCCGGACCGGCCTCGGACCAGTACGGCCGCCGGCGCATCCTGCTGATCGGCGTGGTCGCCTACGTGCTCACCTCGCTGCTGTGCGCGCTGAGCCCGAGCATCGAGCTGCTCATCCTGGCCCGCTTCGTGCAGGGCCTCGCCGGCGGCGTGGGCATCGTGATCGCCCAGGCCGCGGGCCGCGACGTGTTCGACGGCCGGGAGCTGATCCGCTTCTACGGCCGTCTCGCCATCGCCGGACCCACTGCCGCGATCGTCGGCCCCATGATCGGCGGACTCCTGAACGTGGTGATCGACTGGCGCGGGCTGTTCGGCTTCCTGGCCGTGGTGGGCCTGGTGCTGCTGGTGCTCTCCGCGACGCTGTTCACCGAGACCCTGCCGCCCGAGCGTCGCACCGCCGGCGGGATCGGCCGCACCGGCGCGGACCTCAAGGTGCTCTTCGCAGACCGGGTGTTCGTCGGCGCCGTGCTCTCCCAGGGCTTCGTCTACGCCGCGATCTTCTCCTACCTGGCAGGTTCCACCTTCGTGCTCCAGGAGATCTACGGCCTCTCTCCGCAGTGGTACGCGGCCGCCTTCGCCCTGAACTCCTCCGGCGGCGTGCTCGCGGGCTGGCTCGGCGGGCGGACCGCCGAGCGCTGGCGGGTGCACGGCGCCCTGTTCGTGGGCATCGGGATCACCGCCGTCGGCTGCTCGGGGCTGCTGCTCTCCGGGCTCGTCGCGATGCCGCTGCCGGTGGTGATCGCCTCGTTGCTCCTGCTGGCCTCGGGGGCGCAGTTCGCCTCGCCCGCAGGCACCACGCTCGCCCTGTCCGAGTACCCGCAGATGGCGGGCATGGCCGGATCGGTGCTGGGCACCGCCCGGTTCGGGCTCGGCGCCGTGGCCGCGCCCTTCGTGGGCATCGCCGGGTCGATGAGCATCCTGCCGCTGGGGGTCGTCACGACCGGCGCCGCCCTGCTCGCCCTCGGGGCCGCGCTGCTCACGCTGCGGCGCAGCCCCGTGGCGGTCGCGGCCTGAGGGAGGCGGCCGACGGGCGGGCGGCTCAGCGCCGGCCCAGCAGTGTCCCCATCGGCACGAAGTCGGAGAACTCCGGGTCCAGAGCCGGGGCGGCCGGGGCGTCGGCCGTGGCGGGCGCCGCGTCGGCCGCCGGGTCCAGCGCGGGCTGTGCCGCCTCGCCCCGTCGTGCGCGCAGCATCGCCGCGAGCTCGCCGGCCGCACGGCGCACCCGCGCCCCGAGCGGCAGCTCGTCGGCCTGTCCCTCGGTGTCGGCGCCGAAGTCGGCCGACGCCGCGAACACCGCCGTCGGCACCACGTCCGCCTTCAGGTAGCCGGCCATGGGCCGGATCGCGTAGTCGATCGCGAGGGAGTGGCGGGCCGTGCCCGCGGTCGCGCCGAGCAGCAGCGGCTTCCCCTTCCAGATCTCCAGGTCCACCGCGTCGAAGAACATCTTGAACAGGCCCGAGGGGCCCACGTTGAAGACGGGGGTCACGGCGATGACGGCGTCCGCGGCACGGATCTGCTCGATCACGAGCGAGAGCCGCTCGCCGGGGAAGCGGGTCAGCAGCGCATCGGTGATCTCATGGGCGTGCTCGCGCAGCTCGATGGTGGTCACCTCGACCTCGACGCCGTCCGTGCCGAGCGCCGCCGCGGACTCGCGGGTGAGCTGGTCGGCGAGCATGCGGGTGGAGCTCGGGGTGGAGAGCCCGGCGGAGAGCGCCAGGATCCGGTAGGTGGTCGGTGCCGTGCTCATCAGTGCTGTCCCTTCGCGTCCTCGGCCCGCAGGCCGGTCCAGTTGTCGCCGGTCTCGAACTTGTAGGCGTCGTCGAAGGAGCCGTTCTCCGCCTCGGCGGCCGCGACCCGGAGCGCATGCGTGGGCGCCTCGGGGACGTCGGCCGGCTTGCGGGCCTCGAGCTCCTTGCGCAGCACCGGGACCACCTCGGTGCCCAGCAGCTCGATCTGCTCCAGGACCGTCTTCTGCGGAAGCCCCGCGTGGTCCATGAGGAACATCTGGCGCTGGTAGTCGCCGACGTTGTCCGCCATGGTCAGGTAGCGCTCGACGACCTGCTCGGGGGAGCCGACGGTGAGCGGGGTCTGCGCGGTGAAGTCCTCCATCGAGGGACCGCCGCCGTAGACCGGGGCGTTGTCGAAGTAGGGGCGGAACTCGGTGACCGCGTCCTGGCTGTTCCGGCGCATGAAGGCCTGACCGCCGAGGCCCACATAGGCCTGGTGGGCCTTGCCGTGGCCGTAGTGCTCGTAGCGCTCGCGGTACAGCTGGACCATCTGCTTGGTGTGGCTCATGGGCCAGAAGATGTTGTTGTGCAGGAATCCGTCGCCGTAGTACGCGGCCTGCTCGGCGATCTGCGGGGAGCGGATCGAGCCGTGCCACACGAACGGGGCCACGCCGTCCAGCGGGCGCGGGGTGGCGGTGAACTGCTGCAGCGGGGTGCGGAACTGGCCCTCCCAGTCCACGACGTCCTCGGTCCACAGGCGGCGCAGGAGGTCGTAGTTCTCGATCGCGATCTCGATGCCCTTGCGGATGTCCTGACCGAACCACGGGTAGACCGGGCCGGTGTTGCCGCGGCCCATCACGAGGTCGACGCGGCCGCCGGTGAGGTGCTGCAGCATCGCGTAGTCCTCGGCGATCTTCACCGGGTCGTTGGTGGTGATCAGCGTGGTCGCGGTGGAGAGGATGATCTTCTCCGTCTGCGCGCCGAGGTAGGCCAGTGTGGTGGTGGGGGAGGAGGTGACGAACGGCGGGTTGTGGTGCTCGCCGAGCGCGAAGACGTCGAGGCCCACCTGCTCGGCGAGCCTGCCCTGCTCGATCATATTCTGCAGGCGCTCGTTCTCGGTGGGCACCTTGCCGGTCAGGGGATCGGGGGTGATGTCGGCGATGGTGAAGATTCCGAACTGCATGGCAGGCTCCTTGGGGTGCGTCGGGTCTCCGGGAGGGGCTGTGGCCGGGGTGCTGCAGGGGGTCCTGCTCCCGGCCGATGAGGCCGCTCCGTGAAGTTGCTACAACTTTAAACTACTTTGAGGATGGGGGCAACCTCAGGGTGACGGCGGTCGCCTGGTGGTGGGGAGGGGCCGGCCCGGCCCCCGGCGCGAGGGTCACGAAGGTGGGGGAATGGGGCCCGGATAGGCCCTCGTTCGTGACTATGGCGCTCGCCCGGCCCGGGAGAAAGGGTGCCCCCCGGCGTGAGGGTCACGAAGGTGGCGGATTGGGGCTCGGATAGACCCTTGTTTGCGACTATGGCGCTCGCTCTGGCCGTGGCGGCTGGTGCGAGTGTCACGAACATAGGGGATAGGCGCTCGGATAGCCCCGCTTCGTCATGAGGGTGCTCTTCTGTTCGCTGAGTCATCGCACCGTCTGGTCGTCCACGGCCTCGACGACGGCTCGGGGTCCTCGGGGCGGAGGAGTTCGTTGGAGATGTGCGTGCGGGGACCGTATGCCGGGTGTTTGGAGATGAGCGACGAACAGTCTGGCTAGTGACGGGGGAGAGGTGCGGCGAAGTCCGAAGAGTCTGGTCCGAAATGACTGTTTCTGACTCAGGTCACGTGGAGGGCTCGGCGCTCGTCCACATCGCCGGGGTGTCGTCGAAGGCCTGGAGCCAGTAGTGCGGCATCAGGTCTCGCAGCGGCACCCAACCGGGAGTGGTGGAGTGCTCCTGCGGCACCGCTGCCAACACACCGGGCCCGTGTGTCGCCAGACGCTCCTGGCAGACCCCGCATGGGGCCAGCACCTTCTCCGGGGAACCCGGCTCCCGGTACAGGCAGATCGTCGCCACGATCGACTCGCCGAGCCGGTGCGCTGCACAGTAGGGCTCCGTCTCGTGACAGACCTCGACCGCAGGGTTGAAGGCCTCGGGGGCGGTCCCCAACAAGATCTCTCCCGACGCCGTGAGCATGGCCGCGGCGCCCCCGTCGCTGTCCGGGAACCGCAGGTCGATGAGGTTCCGGCAGGCAAGGACCAGAGCGTCGAGATCGTGGGTGCGCATGGGGTCAGTATGGGCGAGGCGGTGGGGTGCGAGGAATCGACGTGAGGTGGCGAGGCGGCTGCCTTGCTCTGCATCGATGATCGCTGGCGGAGCCTTGCTGGTGAGCGGTTGTCCAAGGCGCCCGAAGAGACCGGACCTGTTCCACGAGCGCGTTCACCTGAGTGGGGTCAGCCGTGTCCTGGGCGTCGATCGTCAGCGCGTCCTCGTCGACGGGAGGTTCGAAGTTCGCCCGATGGTCATGGAGGACGGCATCGGTCACGTCCGGGCGGTTTGGGGACAGCCTGTTGGCACGAACGCGAGTCTGCTGGAGTTCAGGGCTGATCCGGATCCAGACGACCACGAAGGGTGCACCGCAGCTGTCGGCGACTTTGCGCCACTCATCCCTGATGAACCGCGGCGAGCCGGTGTCGTCAACAATGACCCGGTGCCCTGCGTCGAGAAGCTCGCGTCCGCGCTCGTGAGCGATCCGGTTGGTCTCGGCCCATTCCTCCAGCGGGATGCCTTGGCCGCCGTGCAGTCCGCGTTCTTCGTTGATGAGGTCGAGACTGATGAGGCTGGCAGGCAGAGAGTCAGTGAGTCGTGCTGCAAGGGTGCTCTTGCCTGCGAAAGAGAGTCCGCACATCAGCGCCAGCGTCATTCTCGCAACCTACCGCCGCTCAGGTTCTCTGTCGCCCGAATAACGCTGCTGGTCAGGCACCTGGGTTGCGCGGAGGACAGGTTGGGCTCGGTCGGAGGTGAGACGGAACGTTCCGAGGAGCGAGCTGGCCGCACCCTCAGTCTCCGACGGTTCCCCCGAGTCCGTCCTGCATCAGGTCGCGCGAAAAGGTTCGTAATGGCCGCTTCAGGAGAGAGTGCTCGTACTCGTCGCCCACGGCCGTCCACCCCTCACTCCGGTAGAGCCCGAGCGCTGTGTGATTGTCGAGGAGGGCGTGGAGCACCGCCTGCCTGTAGCCGGCATCGGAGAGATGCCTGCCGATGGCTTGCAGCAGCGTCCGCCCCAGTCCGCGAGCCTGCTGGCTCGGTTGCACCGCGAGCAGGCCGACCACGGCTGCGTCGGGCGGGTCGGTCGGCATGCCACTTCCAGGGGCAGTTGCAAGGACGAATCCATCGATCTGTTCGCCGCTCGACGCAACGATCCATCCGATGCTCCTGTCGAACTTCGGCCGAGCCCGATCCGCGATACCGCCGATGGAACGACCGTCCCGCACAGCACACGCATCGACCCATAGGGCGACGCACTGCTCGATGTCGGAGGATGCTCCGGCCCGAAGAGTGAGCGCTGGATCAGCGTGGCGTTCCATAGGGTCAGTCTCTTACCCCCGCCCTACTCATGGCCGGAAACCCGATAACTCAGCACCCGGCTCCGCTCCGCCCCAACGAACCCGCACGTACGGCACCCTGTAGCGATGAGCGACTCAGAGCTGCTGGTGATCGGTGGGGCGTCCGGGGTGGGGAAGTCGTCGGCCGCGTTCGCGCTCCACGACCTGCTGGCGGCGCGGGATGTGCGGCATGCGGTGCTGGAGGGCGATGCGCTCGACCTGGCGCACCCCGCGCCGCGGCAGGAGGGGATGGCGCTGCGGAATCTCGCCGCGATCTGGGCCAACTATCGGGAGCTCGGCCACCGTCGGCTGATCTATACGAACACGGTCTCCGTCCTGGAGTCGGCCGCGCTCGCCGAGGCCATGGGCGACCGGCCGCGCATCACGGCAGTGCTGCTCCAGGCCGGCCGCGGCACGATCGACGCTCGGCTCGCCACACGGGAGCAGGGGCAGAGCCTCGTCGCCCATGCGGAGCGGAGCCGTTCGGCGGCCGTGCGGCTCGAGGTCGAGGCCGACCCTGCCGTGCACCGGATCGACACCGAGGGCTGCACCCCGGACGAGGTGGCCCGGAAGATCGACGCCCTGCTCGACTGGGGCCGGCGACGTGGCCCTAGCCGGTGCGAAGGTGGCGAACCTGGGGGAACGGGGGTCGGATGAGCCCGTCTTCGTGACCACCGCGCTCGCCCGGCCCGGAAGGCACGGGATGCCCCGGTGCGAGTGCCACGAACCTGGGGGAATGGCGCTCGGAGGAGCCCCGTTTGTCACAGCAGGGCTACGGGATCGTGACGAGGATGGTGGCGCCGTCGGCCGGTGGCAGGATGGTGCCCCATGACACACGAAAGCATCGAGACCCTGCTGGACGCGGCCCGATTGGCCGGACTCGAGACCACCGAGGGCGGTCGGATCCTCGCGAAGGTGTCCCGCCCGGACGCGAAGGGCACCTCCTACCGCAGCAGCCTCGTCGAGATCGACGGCGACCGCCTGCTCCCGCTCACCCGCGGCAGCGCCTCCGTCGGCGCCGTCGCCGCGGCCGAGGACGGCACCACCTACTTCACCGCCAAGCGCGTGGGCGAGGACGGCGAGGAGTCCGAGGACGCGCAGCTGTGGGCCCTGCCCGTGCGCGGCGAGGCCCGTGAGCTCGCCACCCGTCCCGGCGGCTTCGGCGGCCTGACCATCGCGGGCCGCCACCTCATCACCGAGCTCGAGGTGCACTCCCAGGCCGCCGACGAGGCCGAGCACGCCGAGCTCACGAAGAAGCGCTCCACGGCCAAGGTCACCGCCGCCTTCCACACCGGGTTTCCCACCCGCTACTGGGACCACGACCTCGGCCCCACCCGCCCCGTGCTCGCGATCGCCGCGCTGCCGGACGACCTCGCGCTCGCCGAGCGCACCCCGGCACCCGCCGGCGCCGACGCGAAGACCCCGTCGGCCGACGGGGACGACGAGGACCAGCCCACCCAGGTCCTCCACTTCCGCCACCTCGCGATGCCAGCCGGTCGGCTCCTGGACTGGACCGTGGACCGCAGCGGCGAGAAGGCGCTGATCGCGGTGCAGGACTCCCGCGGCGATCTGCTCGCCGTCCCCGACCTCTACCTCCTGGACCTCGTGGGCGGCGAGGCGCCGCGCCTGCTGCGCGAGGGCACGGCCGAGATCGAGCACGGCCCGGGCGAGTTCAGCCCCGACGGCCGCCGCGCCCTCGTCGGCCGGTACCGCACCTGGACGCAGACGGCCACGATGGGCGTCGGCGTCGAGCTGCTCGACCTCGCCACCGGCGAGTCGACCCCGGTCTGGCCTGAGCTCGACCACTGGGCGGACCCGATCTGGCTCGACGAGGACACCCTCGTCGCCACCACCGACGAGCAGGGCCGCGGCGCCGTGTGGATCGGCGGGGTCCATGACCCGGCCCCGCGCCGCCTCGCGGGCGGACCCGACCAGGACCTCGCCTTCTCCGGCGCCTCGGTCGCAGGCGGTGCGATCATCGCCTCCGCCTCCGGGATCGCCGTCGCCCCGCACCCCGTGCGCATCGATCCCGCCGACGGCACCGTCACC is part of the Brachybacterium ginsengisoli genome and encodes:
- a CDS encoding LacI family DNA-binding transcriptional regulator, with the protein product MPAVRLSDVAQDAGVSLATASRVLNGSSRVPGKAVAEKVRAAADRLGYVPNAQAQALARSRSGLIGLVVHDIADPYFATIAREVQQQVFASQSQVLLTQTDREIDTEVRALRSLIAQQVDALVLVGSHRYGNDSDAAISTLLEGFVRNGGKVVGMGQAVGVGRTIVPDNAAAAHELATSLVVEGHRRFAVVQGISGIPSAADRTGGFIAALTEAGIEPELSVEAGLTREGGYELAAVIEDHLVSAPAGEDLPLCVFAPADVMALGALGELRRRGIDVPGRVAVAGFGGVPDGEDAAPTLTTIALPLHEMARQAVEWVLERPAAEGEDDTADADDSTAEVGEAPSTATEVHVRGDVHLRESTALTARS
- a CDS encoding hydroxyacid dehydrogenase yields the protein MRALLAMPAGLQHRMFTASQLSRLRELAEIDTGRTVPDLSAAEDAELAEVEVLLTGWGSGPVDAAALARLPRLRAIVHTAGTVRGIVTDAVWERGDLTVTSATEANAVPVAEFTLAQILLAGKRTLAQEHAYRRDHRPPTSIAASEIGNHGAVVGLVGASRIGVLVAEHLRSFDVEVLITDPFASAEEVTALGATKVEPEELYARSDVVSLHAPDVPSTRGLVSRGLLALLRDGTTFVNTARPALVDLDALRDEVVSGRIAAVLDVHDDLADDDPLWNAPRASITPHLAGSQGNELHRMGEAALEEVRRLRAGEPPRFPVDGGRRDVSA
- a CDS encoding sugar phosphate isomerase/epimerase family protein, which produces MIRPGLCSVTFRDLAVPDVVDHARAAGLECIEWAGDVHVPPGDVAAAEQARALTEQAGLAVASYGSYLRFVGADEEVRTEGEAVLAAARALGAPRIRVWASRTGSAEATVEERARTVRRIQEFADLAAAHGIDVGLEFHGGTLTDEIGSTLRLLDEIGHPTVHSYWQPHQDMPAEDAIGTLRRVLPRTSTIHVFSWWPGHERLALSERSELWEQVFTVLAAQGTDRDALLEFVPGDDPALLRRETDTLRTLITAGEETAR
- a CDS encoding multidrug effflux MFS transporter, translating into MTATLPAPTRPALSRAMPWILLLLTVFGPLSMDLYLPALPALTRELEATTSIAQLTVTACLIGLAAGQLLAGPASDQYGRRRILLIGVVAYVLTSLLCALSPSIELLILARFVQGLAGGVGIVIAQAAGRDVFDGRELIRFYGRLAIAGPTAAIVGPMIGGLLNVVIDWRGLFGFLAVVGLVLLVLSATLFTETLPPERRTAGGIGRTGADLKVLFADRVFVGAVLSQGFVYAAIFSYLAGSTFVLQEIYGLSPQWYAAAFALNSSGGVLAGWLGGRTAERWRVHGALFVGIGITAVGCSGLLLSGLVAMPLPVVIASLLLLASGAQFASPAGTTLALSEYPQMAGMAGSVLGTARFGLGAVAAPFVGIAGSMSILPLGVVTTGAALLALGAALLTLRRSPVAVAA
- a CDS encoding CE1759 family FMN reductase, with the translated sequence MSTAPTTYRILALSAGLSTPSSTRMLADQLTRESAAALGTDGVEVEVTTIELREHAHEITDALLTRFPGERLSLVIEQIRAADAVIAVTPVFNVGPSGLFKMFFDAVDLEIWKGKPLLLGATAGTARHSLAIDYAIRPMAGYLKADVVPTAVFAASADFGADTEGQADELPLGARVRRAAGELAAMLRARRGEAAQPALDPAADAAPATADAPAAPALDPEFSDFVPMGTLLGRR
- a CDS encoding LLM class flavin-dependent oxidoreductase; translation: MQFGIFTIADITPDPLTGKVPTENERLQNMIEQGRLAEQVGLDVFALGEHHNPPFVTSSPTTTLAYLGAQTEKIILSTATTLITTNDPVKIAEDYAMLQHLTGGRVDLVMGRGNTGPVYPWFGQDIRKGIEIAIENYDLLRRLWTEDVVDWEGQFRTPLQQFTATPRPLDGVAPFVWHGSIRSPQIAEQAAYYGDGFLHNNIFWPMSHTKQMVQLYRERYEHYGHGKAHQAYVGLGGQAFMRRNSQDAVTEFRPYFDNAPVYGGGPSMEDFTAQTPLTVGSPEQVVERYLTMADNVGDYQRQMFLMDHAGLPQKTVLEQIELLGTEVVPVLRKELEARKPADVPEAPTHALRVAAAEAENGSFDDAYKFETGDNWTGLRAEDAKGQH
- a CDS encoding cytidine deaminase, which codes for MRTHDLDALVLACRNLIDLRFPDSDGGAAAMLTASGEILLGTAPEAFNPAVEVCHETEPYCAAHRLGESIVATICLYREPGSPEKVLAPCGVCQERLATHGPGVLAAVPQEHSTTPGWVPLRDLMPHYWLQAFDDTPAMWTSAEPST
- a CDS encoding AAA family ATPase, producing MTLALMCGLSFAGKSTLAARLTDSLPASLISLDLINEERGLHGGQGIPLEEWAETNRIAHERGRELLDAGHRVIVDDTGSPRFIRDEWRKVADSCGAPFVVVWIRISPELQQTRVRANRLSPNRPDVTDAVLHDHRANFEPPVDEDALTIDAQDTADPTQVNALVEQVRSLRAPWTTAHQQGSASDHRCRARQPPRHLTSIPRTPPPRPY
- a CDS encoding GNAT family N-acetyltransferase, producing MERHADPALTLRAGASSDIEQCVALWVDACAVRDGRSIGGIADRARPKFDRSIGWIVASSGEQIDGFVLATAPGSGMPTDPPDAAVVGLLAVQPSQQARGLGRTLLQAIGRHLSDAGYRQAVLHALLDNHTALGLYRSEGWTAVGDEYEHSLLKRPLRTFSRDLMQDGLGGTVGD
- a CDS encoding nucleoside/nucleotide kinase family protein, whose product is MSDSELLVIGGASGVGKSSAAFALHDLLAARDVRHAVLEGDALDLAHPAPRQEGMALRNLAAIWANYRELGHRRLIYTNTVSVLESAALAEAMGDRPRITAVLLQAGRGTIDARLATREQGQSLVAHAERSRSAAVRLEVEADPAVHRIDTEGCTPDEVARKIDALLDWGRRRGPSRCEGGEPGGTGVG
- a CDS encoding S9 family peptidase, with product MTHESIETLLDAARLAGLETTEGGRILAKVSRPDAKGTSYRSSLVEIDGDRLLPLTRGSASVGAVAAAEDGTTYFTAKRVGEDGEESEDAQLWALPVRGEARELATRPGGFGGLTIAGRHLITELEVHSQAADEAEHAELTKKRSTAKVTAAFHTGFPTRYWDHDLGPTRPVLAIAALPDDLALAERTPAPAGADAKTPSADGDDEDQPTQVLHFRHLAMPAGRLLDWTVDRSGEKALIAVQDSRGDLLAVPDLYLLDLVGGEAPRLLREGTAEIEHGPGEFSPDGRRALVGRYRTWTQTATMGVGVELLDLATGESTPVWPELDHWADPIWLDEDTLVATTDEQGRGAVWIGGVHDPAPRRLAGGPDQDLAFSGASVAGGAIIASASGIAVAPHPVRIDPADGTVTALPNPAEPVDLPGTLTEVTATAEDGTDLRAWLRLPEGEGPHPLVVFAHGGPWGSWNAWTYRWNPGPFVAAGYAVLLPDPAISTGYGQAMIDRGQHELGGAPYTDIMALTDATIAREDVDAERTAFAGGSYGGYMANWVAGHTGDRFRCIVTHASLWDTATMGATTDNSGWERPMREQNRLYNPKDFVADIVAPMLVIHGDRDYRVPIAQGHALWYDLHTFSGTPRDAEGRTRHRYLYFPDEGHWIQGRGNAQVWYETFLGFLDEHVRGEEWTRPATLG